A genomic region of Sulfobacillus acidophilus DSM 10332 contains the following coding sequences:
- a CDS encoding hypothetical protein (PFAM: Uncharacterised protein family (UPF0180)~KEGG: toc:Toce_2264 protein of unknown function UPF0180~SPTR: Putative uncharacterized protein) encodes MTPKTIAVEDQLSPFEKALVDAGFRVIPLTEEALSQAQAIVVQGTDIHFLGMEDPMTLAPVINADGRTPADVVHEVERRLLRE; translated from the coding sequence ATGACCCCAAAGACGATTGCCGTCGAAGACCAGCTGTCCCCGTTTGAAAAGGCTCTTGTCGATGCCGGTTTTCGTGTCATTCCGTTAACCGAAGAGGCCCTTAGTCAAGCCCAAGCGATTGTGGTGCAAGGCACCGACATTCACTTTTTGGGCATGGAAGATCCGATGACCCTGGCGCCTGTCATCAATGCGGATGGGCGGACCCCGGCGGACGTGGTCCATGAGGTAGAACGCCGTCTTTTACGGGAGTAG
- a CDS encoding hypothetical protein (KEGG: aac:Aaci_0295 hypothetical protein~SPTR: Putative uncharacterized protein): MINIRRWAWVFLWGLVLTGCGTPVGKPMGGPVKPFLIYYGWIPASPAARRELAGEMAGYPVVVLGGGLEWSRNPDHGAALSLIHGVRGTRFIGYVDIGMTHGQPHHSLAAVRKALTGWRAMGVQGILLDCAGPDYGVSSDRLRAAVAWAHRQHLSVLVNAFDPRAVLNVGLRSGDGWLAENWVISAGVPDAATQGFSWTSLPLLRKRGIAVWMTATDNQAPGEKWVRQWVPKTVNRVKGSWIAVSGPQYSAVSNAVVPAEWIRQSLP; this comes from the coding sequence GTGATTAACATCCGACGATGGGCGTGGGTTTTCTTATGGGGGCTTGTCTTAACCGGATGCGGGACGCCTGTGGGGAAGCCGATGGGCGGGCCCGTCAAGCCCTTTTTAATTTATTACGGATGGATTCCGGCCTCTCCGGCAGCGCGCCGAGAACTCGCGGGGGAGATGGCGGGCTACCCGGTCGTGGTGTTGGGAGGCGGCCTCGAATGGTCGCGTAATCCCGACCATGGGGCCGCCCTTTCTCTCATTCACGGCGTCCGAGGCACTCGCTTTATCGGTTATGTGGACATTGGCATGACCCATGGCCAACCGCATCATTCGCTCGCTGCCGTCAGGAAGGCCTTAACCGGCTGGCGAGCGATGGGGGTCCAGGGGATATTACTCGATTGTGCCGGACCGGATTACGGCGTTTCGTCGGACCGTCTTCGGGCGGCGGTCGCTTGGGCCCATCGGCAACATCTTTCGGTATTGGTGAATGCTTTTGATCCTCGAGCGGTCTTGAATGTGGGGCTGCGATCGGGGGATGGATGGCTGGCGGAAAATTGGGTGATTTCCGCCGGCGTGCCGGATGCGGCGACGCAAGGATTTTCCTGGACCAGCTTGCCCCTTTTGCGCAAACGAGGTATTGCCGTCTGGATGACCGCTACGGACAATCAGGCGCCTGGAGAAAAATGGGTACGCCAATGGGTGCCGAAAACCGTCAACCGCGTCAAGGGATCCTGGATCGCCGTCTCCGGCCCCCAATATTCCGCCGTCTCTAATGCGGTTGTCCCGGCCGAGTGGATTCGCCAAAGCCTCCCATAG